In one Agrobacterium tumefaciens genomic region, the following are encoded:
- a CDS encoding UDP-N-acetylmuramoyl-L-alanine--D-glutamate ligase, protein MIPVTSFRGKKVALFGLGGSGLVTARALVAGGADVVAFDDNPDSVAKAEAEGIKTADLRTIDWPSFSSFVLAPGVPLTHPKPHWSVDLAKAAGVEIIGDIELFIRERRAHAPDCPFIAITGTNGKSTTTALIAHILKASGRDTQLGGNIGTAVLSLDPPKAQRFYVVECSSYQIDLAPTINPTAGILLNLTPDHLDRHGTMQHYADVKERLVAGSGTAIVGVDDSHSTLIADRIERAGVKVERISKRNVVSEGLYAEGSRILRAHGGTSGLLVDLDGIQTLRGSHNAQNAAAAIAACLAVGVSEEEVRAGLKSFPGLKHRMQPVGRRGNVTFVNDSKATNADAAAPALSSFDRIYWIAGGLPKAGGITSLSPLFPRIAKAYLIGEAAAEFAATLGEAVPYEISGTLDKAIQHAAADAENDATAGNIVMLSPACASFDQYKNFEIRGDSFVAQVAALDGMTMLVDSGKGG, encoded by the coding sequence ATGATCCCGGTCACGTCGTTCAGAGGTAAGAAGGTCGCGCTTTTCGGGCTTGGCGGTTCGGGTCTCGTCACCGCCCGCGCGCTGGTCGCGGGTGGGGCGGATGTCGTTGCTTTCGACGACAATCCCGACAGTGTCGCGAAGGCCGAGGCCGAAGGCATCAAGACGGCGGATCTTCGGACGATTGACTGGCCGAGCTTCTCTTCCTTCGTTCTGGCGCCCGGCGTGCCGCTGACGCATCCGAAACCGCATTGGTCGGTGGATCTTGCGAAGGCAGCGGGTGTCGAGATCATCGGCGATATCGAGCTTTTCATCCGTGAGCGCCGCGCTCATGCGCCGGATTGCCCTTTCATCGCCATTACCGGCACCAACGGCAAATCCACGACGACGGCGCTGATCGCGCATATTCTCAAGGCATCCGGCCGCGATACGCAGCTGGGCGGCAATATCGGAACGGCGGTGCTGAGCCTCGATCCGCCGAAGGCGCAACGTTTCTACGTGGTCGAGTGCTCGTCCTACCAGATCGATCTCGCGCCAACGATCAATCCGACCGCCGGAATTCTTCTTAACCTGACGCCCGATCATCTCGACCGGCATGGCACGATGCAGCACTATGCCGACGTCAAGGAGCGGCTGGTGGCAGGCAGCGGCACGGCAATTGTCGGTGTCGATGACAGTCATTCGACACTGATCGCCGACCGTATCGAGCGTGCCGGGGTAAAGGTCGAGCGCATTTCCAAACGCAATGTCGTTTCCGAAGGTCTTTATGCCGAAGGCAGCCGCATCCTGCGGGCGCATGGTGGCACTTCCGGGCTGCTGGTTGATCTCGACGGCATCCAGACCCTTCGCGGCAGCCACAATGCGCAGAATGCGGCGGCGGCAATTGCCGCCTGCCTTGCGGTCGGCGTTTCCGAAGAGGAAGTTCGCGCAGGCCTGAAATCCTTCCCCGGCCTAAAGCATCGCATGCAGCCTGTCGGACGCCGTGGCAACGTCACCTTCGTCAACGACAGCAAGGCTACCAATGCCGATGCTGCTGCACCGGCGCTTTCAAGCTTCGACCGCATCTACTGGATCGCCGGCGGCCTGCCGAAAGCGGGCGGCATCACCAGCCTCTCGCCGCTCTTCCCCCGCATCGCCAAGGCCTATCTGATCGGCGAAGCGGCAGCCGAATTTGCCGCGACGCTGGGCGAGGCAGTACCTTATGAAATATCCGGCACGCTGGACAAAGCCATCCAGCATGCGGCCGCGGATGCGGAAAATGATGCGACGGCCGGCAATATCGTGATGTTATCCCCGGCTTGCGCAAGCTTCGATCAATATAAGAACTTTGAGATCAGAGGTGATTCGTTCGTCGCGCAGGTTGCGGCGCTCGATGGCATGACGATGCTGGTTGACTCTGGAAAAGGGGGCTGA
- a CDS encoding phospho-N-acetylmuramoyl-pentapeptide-transferase: MLIWLVELSDKVQVFNLFRYITFRAGAAMFTSALIVFLFGPAIINSLRVRQGKGQPIRADGPQTHFKKAGTPTMGGLMILAGILGGSLLWGDLSNVYVVAVLMVTLGFGAIGFYDDYLKVTKQSDKGFSGKARLGIEFLIAAIAVFFMMKMALASAPHGGTLGSSIAFPFFKEFVINLGYFFVLFGAFVIVGAGNAVNLTDGLDGLAIVPVMIAAATFGVIAYLAGNAVFANYLQINFVPGTGELAVIVGAVIGAGLGFLWFNAPPAAIFMGDTGSLALGGLIGSIAVATKHEIVMVIVGGLFVMETLSVIIQVFWFKRTGRRVFLMAPIHHHFEKKGWTESQVVIRFWIISVGLALLGLATLKLR, encoded by the coding sequence ATGCTGATCTGGCTCGTCGAACTGTCGGATAAAGTTCAAGTCTTCAACCTCTTCCGCTACATCACCTTCCGGGCGGGTGCGGCGATGTTCACCTCTGCGTTGATCGTCTTCCTGTTTGGACCGGCGATCATCAACTCGTTGCGCGTGCGCCAGGGCAAGGGCCAGCCGATCCGCGCCGACGGGCCGCAGACCCATTTCAAGAAGGCCGGCACGCCGACCATGGGCGGCCTCATGATCCTTGCCGGCATTCTCGGCGGCTCGCTGCTGTGGGGTGACCTGTCGAACGTCTATGTCGTTGCCGTGCTGATGGTGACACTCGGTTTCGGAGCCATCGGCTTTTACGACGATTACCTGAAGGTGACGAAGCAGAGCGACAAGGGCTTTTCCGGCAAGGCGCGTCTTGGCATCGAATTCCTGATCGCGGCGATTGCCGTGTTCTTCATGATGAAGATGGCGCTCGCTTCCGCCCCGCATGGCGGCACGCTCGGCAGCTCCATCGCGTTTCCGTTCTTCAAGGAATTCGTGATCAATCTCGGTTATTTCTTCGTGCTGTTCGGTGCTTTCGTCATCGTCGGCGCGGGCAATGCCGTGAACCTGACGGATGGTCTCGATGGTCTCGCCATCGTGCCTGTGATGATCGCGGCTGCTACCTTCGGCGTGATCGCTTATCTTGCCGGTAACGCGGTTTTCGCTAATTACCTGCAGATCAACTTCGTGCCCGGCACGGGTGAACTCGCCGTCATTGTCGGCGCGGTCATCGGCGCGGGCCTCGGCTTCCTGTGGTTCAACGCGCCGCCCGCCGCCATCTTCATGGGCGATACGGGTTCGCTGGCGCTCGGCGGCCTGATCGGCTCGATCGCTGTCGCCACCAAGCACGAGATCGTCATGGTCATCGTCGGCGGTCTCTTCGTCATGGAAACGCTGTCGGTCATCATCCAGGTCTTCTGGTTCAAGCGCACCGGCAGGCGTGTGTTCCTGATGGCGCCGATCCACCACCATTTCGAGAAAAAGGGCTGGACGGAAAGCCAGGTGGTGATCCGTTTCTGGATCATCTCCGTTGGCCTCGCGCTGCTCGGCCTCGCCACCCTGAAGCTGAGGTGA
- a CDS encoding UDP-N-acetylmuramoylalanyl-D-glutamyl-2,6-diaminopimelate--D-alanyl-D-alanine ligase: MSWLWTVADMIAITAGRPVGNLPTGITGISIDSRTVKAGEAFFAIKGDRVDGHDYTSFAVANGAGLLVVAEAKLPALGRLTVPMIVVEDVLAALGKLAIAARERTSARIIAVTGSVGKTTTKEMLRQALEPSGRVHAAVASFNNHWGVPLTLARMPADTEFGVFEIGMNHSGEIRPLVKMVRPHVAIITTIAPAHLGNFKNIEEIAAAKAEIFEGLEEGGSVILNRDNAQFEQLEEAAQEQGIEHILTFGQHAKADFRLADFESTPAGSTIWAILNGETSELHLNVPGRHIADNAMAVLGAVAVTGANLDRAFEALGTLEAVKGRGQRHRLTIESGSFLLIDESYNANPASMRAAIAVLAETETQGHGRRVAVLGDMLEMGEFSAQLHEELAGPLLAAGIEHVWLAGEAMAALRDALPDSVTVIWFPTTAELTDFALQWVQPGDALMVKSSLGLGFGKIVAALLDKYPAFPETERQV, from the coding sequence TTGAGCTGGTTATGGACAGTCGCCGACATGATCGCCATCACGGCAGGACGCCCCGTTGGCAACCTGCCGACCGGAATCACCGGCATTTCCATCGACAGCCGGACCGTCAAGGCGGGCGAAGCCTTTTTCGCCATCAAGGGTGATCGGGTCGACGGCCATGATTACACCAGTTTCGCCGTTGCCAATGGGGCCGGTCTCCTGGTCGTTGCTGAAGCCAAGCTGCCGGCTCTCGGCCGGCTCACCGTGCCCATGATCGTGGTCGAGGACGTGCTTGCCGCACTCGGCAAACTTGCCATTGCGGCGCGCGAGAGAACTTCGGCACGCATCATCGCGGTGACTGGCTCCGTCGGCAAGACGACCACCAAGGAAATGCTGCGGCAGGCTCTGGAGCCGTCGGGCCGGGTTCATGCGGCGGTCGCATCCTTTAACAATCACTGGGGTGTACCACTGACGCTGGCGCGTATGCCGGCGGATACCGAGTTCGGCGTTTTTGAAATCGGCATGAACCACTCCGGCGAAATTCGCCCGCTGGTCAAGATGGTGCGTCCGCATGTGGCGATCATCACGACCATCGCTCCCGCCCATCTCGGCAATTTCAAGAATATTGAAGAGATCGCCGCGGCCAAGGCGGAAATATTCGAAGGGCTTGAGGAGGGCGGCTCCGTCATCCTCAACCGCGACAATGCCCAGTTCGAGCAGCTTGAAGAGGCCGCACAGGAACAGGGTATAGAGCACATCCTGACCTTCGGGCAGCACGCCAAGGCCGATTTCCGGCTCGCCGACTTTGAAAGCACGCCTGCGGGTTCGACCATCTGGGCGATCCTGAACGGCGAGACCAGCGAATTGCATCTCAATGTTCCCGGACGTCACATCGCCGACAACGCCATGGCCGTGCTCGGTGCCGTCGCCGTGACCGGCGCCAATCTCGACCGCGCTTTTGAAGCGCTCGGAACGCTTGAGGCGGTGAAAGGGCGCGGTCAGCGCCACCGTCTGACGATTGAAAGCGGTTCGTTCCTGCTGATCGATGAAAGCTATAACGCCAACCCCGCTTCCATGCGCGCGGCGATTGCCGTGCTGGCGGAAACGGAAACGCAGGGCCACGGCCGGCGCGTTGCCGTTCTTGGCGACATGCTTGAGATGGGCGAATTTTCCGCGCAGCTGCATGAAGAGCTGGCCGGGCCGTTGCTTGCGGCCGGCATCGAGCATGTCTGGCTGGCGGGGGAGGCGATGGCGGCGCTGCGCGATGCGTTGCCGGACAGTGTCACCGTCATCTGGTTCCCGACGACGGCGGAACTCACCGATTTCGCCCTGCAATGGGTGCAACCGGGAGACGCGCTGATGGTAAAATCGTCACTTGGCCTCGGTTTCGGCAAGATTGTCGCCGCCCTGCTTGACAAGTATCCGGCATTCCCCGAGACGGAACGCCAAGTCTGA
- a CDS encoding UDP-N-acetylmuramoyl-L-alanyl-D-glutamate--2,6-diaminopimelate ligase — translation MNLRDISGNAFPELNELLLSEIGAIEIGGITADSRRAQPGSLFVAVAGTKADGAAYVKDAVAKGAVAVVSGHPVDADVPVLSVTDPRLYLSLAASRFYGKQPEIMVAVTGTAGKTSVASFVRQIWAFAGHAAAQIGTTGVIAPGREDYGALTTPDPVTLHALLAELAAEGVTHAAMEASSHGLDQRRLDGVKLAAAGFTNLGRDHMDYHPTVEDYMAAKMRLFDTLMEKGAPAIIFADDPWSEKAIRAAREAGLDVRTVGRKGDYLALKRVEHFRHKQMIEVHHDGEIYEVDIPLAGDFQVANALVAAGLAMSTGVPAATALKALEKLIGAAGRLELVGQTKNGALAYVDYAHKPDALENVLTSVRPFTSGRIITVFGCGGDRDKGKRPIMGEVATRLSDIVIVTDDNPRSEDAATIRSEVMAAAPGAVEIGDRSQAIHHAVSLLSNGDTLIVAGKGHEEGQIVGSVTLPFSDHEQVRAALAGLEGLKI, via the coding sequence ATGAATTTGCGAGATATATCCGGAAACGCGTTTCCGGAATTGAATGAATTGCTCCTGTCTGAGATCGGGGCGATCGAAATCGGGGGGATAACCGCAGACAGCCGCAGGGCGCAGCCCGGCAGCCTGTTCGTGGCGGTTGCTGGCACCAAGGCGGATGGCGCGGCCTATGTGAAGGATGCGGTTGCCAAGGGCGCGGTCGCCGTCGTTTCCGGGCATCCTGTGGATGCCGACGTGCCGGTGCTATCGGTGACGGATCCACGTCTTTATCTCTCCCTTGCCGCTTCCCGGTTTTACGGAAAACAGCCCGAGATCATGGTTGCCGTCACCGGCACGGCGGGAAAGACCTCCGTTGCGTCCTTCGTACGGCAAATCTGGGCTTTCGCGGGCCATGCCGCAGCACAGATCGGCACGACAGGTGTGATTGCACCCGGCCGCGAGGATTACGGCGCGCTCACCACACCCGATCCGGTAACACTACATGCGCTTCTGGCCGAGCTTGCGGCCGAAGGCGTGACCCATGCGGCCATGGAGGCTTCGAGCCACGGCCTCGATCAGCGCCGTCTCGACGGCGTGAAGCTTGCAGCGGCCGGTTTCACCAATCTCGGCCGCGACCACATGGATTATCATCCGACCGTCGAGGACTACATGGCCGCGAAAATGCGGCTGTTCGACACGCTGATGGAAAAGGGCGCGCCCGCCATTATCTTTGCGGACGATCCGTGGTCGGAGAAAGCAATCCGCGCGGCGCGCGAAGCGGGTCTCGATGTCCGCACAGTTGGTCGCAAGGGCGATTATCTGGCCCTGAAGCGTGTTGAGCACTTCCGTCACAAGCAGATGATCGAAGTGCACCATGACGGCGAGATTTATGAAGTCGACATCCCCTTGGCGGGTGATTTTCAGGTTGCGAACGCTCTCGTCGCCGCCGGTCTTGCCATGTCCACCGGCGTTCCCGCGGCGACCGCGCTGAAGGCGCTCGAGAAGCTGATCGGCGCTGCCGGTCGTCTGGAACTCGTGGGACAGACGAAGAACGGCGCGCTTGCCTATGTGGATTATGCGCACAAGCCGGATGCGCTGGAAAACGTGCTGACCTCGGTCCGGCCCTTCACCTCGGGCCGCATCATTACCGTCTTCGGCTGCGGCGGCGACCGCGACAAGGGCAAACGCCCGATCATGGGCGAAGTGGCGACGAGGCTTTCAGACATCGTCATCGTCACCGACGACAATCCGCGTTCGGAAGATGCCGCAACGATCCGTTCCGAGGTCATGGCGGCGGCGCCGGGTGCAGTGGAAATCGGCGACAGGTCGCAGGCGATCCACCATGCGGTGTCGCTGCTTTCCAACGGCGATACGCTGATCGTCGCGGGCAAGGGGCATGAAGAGGGGCAGATCGTCGGTTCCGTGACGCTGCCGTTTTCCGATCATGAACAGGTGCGCGCTGCGCTGGCAGGGCTGGAAGGATTGAAGATTTGA
- a CDS encoding penicillin-binding protein 2: MSFLSRVMVLKSKAHFSASTTGVYTDHAAFEGARKKRAAQAKSRVGLIIFGFVAFYGVVGGRLVQYGMAEQETVSSIAPADRLMASRPDLLDRNGEVLATDIRTVSLFAEPHRIVDIDEAIEKLRTVLPDLDQRGTYQKLTSNSRFQWLRRQLTPKQQSQILALGIPGVGFRPEKRRFYPGGPTAAHIVGHVNIDNRGVAGMERYVDNQGLADLTALGMTSDQPLEPIKLSIDLRVQSIVREVVTSAIAKFQAIGAGAVVMDVHTGEILAMASVPDYDPNNPAEGAKEGWLNRMSNGTFEMGSTFKSFTIAMGLDSGRVRLGDSFDARYPIRIGGFTIKDFHGKNRVLSVPEIFQYSSNIGTAKIADTVGTEGHKEFLTKLGLLTRMQTELPEVAMPSQPREWKKINSITISFGHGVSTTPLQTAVAGAALVNGGKLIEPTFLPRTREQADLVAKQVLKPTTSKDMRFLFEWNGVNGSGRNARVDGFNVGGKTGTADKVVNGRYVRDKNFNAFLSAFPIDDPQYVVLTFIDEPKTDKGNGAALAGTSAAPMVHDIITRTAAVLGVKPKFGKDGSALLVSY, encoded by the coding sequence ATGTCTTTTCTCTCCCGTGTCATGGTTTTGAAGAGCAAGGCTCACTTTTCCGCCAGCACCACCGGCGTCTATACGGACCATGCCGCCTTTGAAGGCGCCCGCAAGAAAAGGGCGGCCCAGGCGAAGAGCCGGGTCGGCCTCATCATCTTCGGTTTCGTCGCCTTTTATGGTGTCGTCGGCGGGCGTCTCGTACAATATGGCATGGCGGAACAGGAAACGGTCTCGAGCATCGCGCCCGCAGACCGGCTGATGGCGTCGCGTCCCGACCTTCTCGACCGTAACGGTGAGGTTCTGGCCACCGATATCCGCACCGTCTCGCTGTTTGCCGAACCGCATCGCATCGTCGATATCGATGAAGCCATCGAGAAGCTGCGCACCGTCCTGCCGGACCTCGACCAGCGCGGGACCTATCAGAAGCTTACGTCCAATTCGCGCTTCCAGTGGCTGCGCCGTCAGCTGACGCCGAAGCAGCAGAGCCAGATTCTGGCGCTCGGCATTCCCGGCGTCGGTTTCCGCCCGGAAAAGCGCCGCTTTTATCCCGGCGGGCCGACGGCCGCCCATATTGTCGGTCACGTCAACATCGACAATCGCGGCGTTGCCGGCATGGAGCGTTATGTCGACAATCAGGGGCTTGCCGACCTGACGGCGCTCGGCATGACCAGCGACCAGCCGCTGGAGCCGATAAAGCTGTCGATCGATCTGCGTGTACAGTCCATCGTGCGCGAAGTCGTGACTTCGGCGATCGCCAAATTCCAGGCGATTGGCGCCGGCGCCGTGGTGATGGATGTGCATACCGGCGAAATTCTCGCCATGGCCTCGGTTCCGGATTACGATCCGAACAATCCGGCCGAGGGCGCGAAAGAGGGGTGGCTCAACCGTATGTCAAACGGCACTTTCGAAATGGGCTCCACCTTCAAGTCCTTCACAATCGCCATGGGCTTGGATTCGGGCCGCGTGCGTCTGGGCGACAGTTTCGATGCCCGTTATCCGATCCGGATCGGCGGGTTCACCATCAAGGATTTCCACGGCAAGAACCGCGTTTTGTCGGTGCCGGAAATCTTCCAGTATTCGTCCAACATCGGTACGGCCAAGATCGCCGATACGGTGGGCACCGAAGGTCATAAAGAGTTTCTGACGAAGCTCGGGCTTCTGACCCGCATGCAGACGGAACTGCCGGAAGTGGCAATGCCCTCGCAGCCGCGCGAATGGAAGAAGATCAACTCGATTACCATTTCCTTCGGTCATGGTGTTTCGACGACGCCGCTGCAGACGGCGGTTGCCGGTGCGGCGCTTGTCAATGGCGGCAAGCTGATCGAGCCGACCTTCCTGCCACGCACCCGCGAGCAGGCGGATCTGGTGGCCAAGCAGGTTCTGAAGCCCACCACAAGCAAGGATATGCGCTTCCTGTTTGAATGGAACGGGGTCAATGGCTCCGGCCGTAATGCGCGTGTCGATGGTTTCAACGTCGGCGGCAAGACCGGCACGGCGGACAAGGTCGTCAACGGCCGTTATGTGCGTGACAAGAACTTCAACGCCTTCCTGTCGGCATTCCCGATCGACGACCCGCAATATGTGGTGTTGACCTTCATCGATGAACCGAAGACGGACAAGGGCAATGGCGCGGCACTTGCCGGCACGTCCGCCGCGCCGATGGTGCACGATATCATCACCCGCACGGCGGCGGTGCTGGGCGTGAAGCCGAAGTTCGGCAAGGATGGCTCGGCCTTGCTCGTGTCTTATTGA
- the rsmH gene encoding 16S rRNA (cytosine(1402)-N(4))-methyltransferase RsmH, with product MAANSGGRSSDAGGGPQRHIPVLLREVIAALEPASGKIILDGTFGAGGYTQAILDQGASVIALDRDPTAIAGGQAMVAANGGRLSLIQSQFSDLAKHAPQGGLDGVVLDIGVSSMQIDEAERGFSFQKNGPLDMRMSSSGVSAADVVNRAKVGDLIRIFGFLGEEKQPGRIARAIEKKRAEEPFRTTRDLAGLIEIVTPRKAKDKIHPATRVFQALRVFVNDELGELAQALFAAEQALKPGGRLVVVTFHSLEDRIVKKFFADRSGKAAGSRHLPMVEDRPAIFDTIGKPMIAASDEEAELNPRARSAKLRAGLRTSAPARAADFSIFELPDLASLEKMGG from the coding sequence ATGGCGGCGAATTCTGGCGGACGATCTTCTGATGCCGGTGGCGGACCTCAACGCCACATCCCGGTTCTTCTTCGCGAAGTGATCGCCGCGCTTGAGCCCGCATCCGGAAAGATCATTCTTGACGGCACCTTCGGGGCCGGCGGCTATACCCAGGCCATTCTTGACCAGGGCGCGAGCGTGATCGCGCTTGACCGCGATCCGACAGCGATTGCCGGCGGTCAGGCCATGGTGGCCGCCAATGGCGGCAGGCTTTCGCTTATTCAATCGCAATTTTCCGATCTGGCCAAACACGCGCCGCAAGGTGGCCTTGACGGTGTTGTTCTCGATATTGGCGTCTCCTCCATGCAGATCGACGAGGCCGAACGCGGTTTTTCCTTCCAGAAGAACGGCCCTCTCGACATGCGTATGTCGAGTTCGGGCGTTTCGGCGGCGGATGTCGTCAATCGCGCCAAGGTCGGCGATCTCATCCGCATCTTCGGCTTTCTCGGTGAGGAAAAACAGCCGGGCCGCATCGCCCGCGCCATCGAGAAGAAAAGGGCGGAAGAGCCTTTCCGCACCACGCGCGATCTGGCCGGTCTGATCGAGATCGTCACGCCGCGCAAGGCGAAGGACAAGATCCATCCCGCAACCCGCGTGTTTCAGGCCCTTCGCGTTTTCGTCAATGACGAACTGGGTGAGTTGGCGCAGGCGCTGTTCGCCGCCGAGCAGGCCTTGAAGCCCGGCGGCCGGCTTGTCGTCGTCACGTTCCATTCGCTCGAAGACCGTATCGTCAAGAAATTTTTCGCGGATCGGTCGGGTAAAGCCGCCGGTTCCCGGCACCTGCCGATGGTGGAAGACAGGCCCGCCATTTTCGACACTATCGGCAAGCCGATGATCGCTGCCAGTGACGAGGAGGCGGAGCTCAATCCGCGTGCCCGTTCAGCCAAGCTGCGCGCCGGTCTGCGGACCTCAGCGCCGGCGCGTGCTGCGGATTTTTCGATTTTCGAGCTTCCTGATCTCGCCAGCCTTGAAAAGATGGGAGGCTGA
- the mraZ gene encoding division/cell wall cluster transcriptional repressor MraZ encodes MDRFLSNVTNRIDAKGRVSVPSPFRSVLARRGIQELYCLQDFAFPAISVGGPDLLERYERQIASMDAFSPEANAMSLLVHGGGVFMKLDQEGRLMVTDFVREFTGISTDVTFVGRADHFQLWQPNAFLAAQAEARAGRGFSAARPA; translated from the coding sequence ATGGACCGCTTTTTATCGAACGTGACGAACAGGATCGACGCCAAGGGGCGCGTTTCGGTTCCGTCTCCGTTTCGTTCGGTGCTGGCCAGGCGCGGCATTCAGGAGCTTTATTGCCTTCAGGATTTCGCCTTTCCGGCAATCAGCGTCGGCGGTCCGGATTTGCTGGAGCGCTACGAGCGGCAGATAGCGTCCATGGATGCCTTCTCGCCGGAGGCGAACGCAATGTCGCTGCTGGTTCATGGCGGCGGCGTTTTCATGAAGCTCGACCAGGAAGGTCGGTTGATGGTGACGGATTTCGTGCGGGAATTTACCGGCATATCCACCGACGTCACCTTCGTTGGACGGGCGGATCATTTTCAGCTTTGGCAACCGAATGCGTTTTTGGCGGCGCAGGCGGAAGCAAGAGCGGGGCGCGGTTTTTCGGCTGCTCGCCCCGCATAG
- a CDS encoding DUF350 domain-containing protein codes for MPNYVAGLPAFLSYFLIGLVCLAAFSTIYTRLTPHRERELIKAGNIAAVVAFLGALSGFSLPLASAAANSVSIPDYVIWAVIGLLVQVFAFYIAKLTMTDLHLKITEGNVAAGLWSGGIAVVIGTLNAACMAY; via the coding sequence ATGCCGAATTATGTGGCGGGCTTGCCTGCCTTCTTGAGTTATTTTTTGATTGGCCTGGTCTGCCTGGCAGCTTTTTCCACTATCTACACCCGCCTTACTCCCCACCGCGAAAGGGAGTTGATCAAGGCCGGCAACATCGCCGCCGTAGTCGCTTTTTTAGGGGCTTTGAGCGGCTTCAGCCTGCCGCTGGCCTCGGCGGCGGCCAACTCCGTCAGCATCCCCGACTACGTGATCTGGGCGGTGATCGGCCTGCTGGTTCAGGTCTTCGCATTCTATATCGCCAAGCTCACCATGACCGACCTGCACCTTAAAATCACCGAGGGCAATGTCGCGGCCGGCCTCTGGAGCGGCGGCATCGCCGTGGTCATCGGGACTTTGAACGCCGCCTGCATGGCGTATTGA
- a CDS encoding DUF1190 domain-containing protein, whose protein sequence is MYLDVTEHPRLALGTIAAIGLFFAFSSEEEVLYTSVDKCLASGVYPKVCQAASEDASQHHLATAPRFRNMVACEMEYGVGNCSELRQNLNSNNATGTSAFAPSPVGFVMPRNIEHFADYSDYRRRQQNSKAGSAGAMSAYRKRNGDLVTPDVSAGEQSGGSFVGGPGGALTSDVKQLNAKTNVKGRGGFGGHSFSGG, encoded by the coding sequence ATGTACTTGGACGTGACAGAACATCCGCGTCTTGCCCTCGGTACGATTGCCGCAATAGGCCTTTTTTTCGCATTTTCATCGGAAGAAGAGGTCCTTTACACCTCCGTTGACAAGTGCCTTGCCTCAGGGGTCTACCCCAAGGTTTGCCAGGCGGCATCCGAAGACGCCAGCCAGCATCACCTTGCTACCGCGCCGCGATTTCGCAACATGGTCGCATGTGAAATGGAATACGGCGTGGGAAACTGTTCTGAGCTGAGACAAAATCTCAATTCCAATAACGCGACCGGCACGAGCGCCTTCGCACCCTCACCGGTCGGATTTGTGATGCCTCGGAACATCGAACACTTTGCAGACTATAGCGACTATCGCCGCCGTCAGCAAAACAGCAAGGCGGGTTCCGCGGGCGCGATGTCGGCCTATCGAAAACGCAACGGTGACCTCGTCACGCCGGATGTGAGCGCCGGCGAACAGAGCGGCGGCTCATTCGTGGGCGGTCCAGGCGGCGCGCTGACGAGTGACGTAAAGCAGCTCAACGCCAAAACGAACGTCAAGGGCCGTGGCGGGTTCGGCGGCCACTCCTTTTCCGGAGGGTGA